A single Carassius carassius chromosome 3, fCarCar2.1, whole genome shotgun sequence DNA region contains:
- the cdh5 gene encoding cadherin-5: MMKQTPCRQMTEPVFWAGVLVVLCALSGGADVHQALKMPSMSSRVLQRHKRDWKWDKLYVTEENPPKNPPEKIGKLDNTFFDASARYILSGEGADSIFTVNDIGDIMVNAKVDREKKSVYNLSASVIHSTTKKQLDKDVTFIVVVLDINDNSPVFPPDISGSISESSHAGSIVMTVTATDADDQSTQNGMIGYKLLNGTDLFSINNEGKIRTVTSMLDREKQSQYLISIQAKDMPEVSNSGNSATTVVTINIDDVNDNIATFKKGEYHFNVKEDSEPGYEIGKLEVEDKDEIQNKDPSFTIQQKFVEIFGINISNVKDGILSLKRTLDYETEKMHKFTVNVVERTVSKSPDNQGPNLQTRAQVFINVIDVDEPPVFSQSEYNYSMYEGPFKNPFIGTVSAKDPDKNSYKIRYSIEDSNCPVAVDPVQGHLSLKKELDREDKSLYTFQVTAQEDVPNGLKSSAMVNLKILDINDNLPELTNRSSVYVCESDGPNTVIGIVGATDKDENSGRFRFTLAKWSLNFSLIDNENNTATIKLKQGGLSTKHSVEHVLEIVITDGGKPEQKRTEHLQIKVCTCQTGRRVEYCKAYAQTGMSFSALLAILLCIVTILVIVILIVLRKRYQKEVLVAKSAGEIHEQLVRYDEEGGGEMDTNGYDVSILSSACHDSSFRPGTGPSLYAVVKKPSACKGDMAMMIEVKKDEADQDRDGIPYDTLYIYGFEGSESLAGSLSSLDSSSSGSNLDYDFLHEWGPRFRTLAQLYGVDGSDSDSSD; this comes from the exons ATGATGAAACAGACTCCCTGCAGACAGATGACTGAGCCTGTCTTCTGGGCAGGTGTCCTGGTCGTTTTATGTGCCCTCAGCGGAGGAGCTGATGTCCACCAAGCTCTGAAAATGCCATCCATGTCAAGTAGAGTGCTTCAAAGACATAAGAGAGACTGGAAATGGGATAAACTTTATGTTACTGAGGAGAATCCTCCAAAAAACCCGCCTGAAAAAATTGGAAAG TTAGATAACACATTTTTTGATGCATCTGCAAGATATATTCTCTCAGGAGAAGGTGCTGATAGCATTTTTACTGTAAATGACATTGGGGATATCATGGTCAATGCAAAGGTGGACCGGGAGAAGAAAAGTGTCTACAATCTGTCAGCTTCAGTCATCCACAGTACAACCAAAAAACAGCTTGACAAAGACGTCACATTTATAGTAGTGGTCTTGGATATTAATGACAATAGCCCTGTGTTTCCACCTGACATCTCCGGATCCATCAGTGAATCTTCTCATGCAG GATCTATAGTAATGACAGTAACAGCAACTGATGCTGATGATCAGAGCACTCAAAATGGAATGATTGGGTACAAACTTCTGAATGGGACAGATCTCTTCTCCATCAACAATGAAG gtaAAATCAGAACAGTGACAAGCATGCTTGATCGAGAGAAACAGAGTCAGTATCTAATTTCTATACAAGCCAAAGACATGCCAGAAGTTAGTAATTCTGGGAATTCTGCTACTACTGTTGTGACTATCAACATTGATGATGTAAATGACAACATTGCCACCTTCAAAAAAG GAGAATACCATTTTAATGTAAAAGAAGACAGCGAACCTGGATATGAAATTGGCAAGTTAGAAGTGGAGGACAAAGACGAGATACAAAACAAAGATCCATCTTTTACTATACAACAAAAATTTGTTGAAATTTTTGGCATTAATATAAGTAATGTGAAAGATGGAATTCTAAGCCTTAAACGG ACTCTCGACTATGAAACGGAGAAGATGCACAAGTTTACTGTAAACGTGGTAGAGCGCACAGTGTCTAAATCACCAGATAACCAAGGACCCAACCTGCAGACGAGAGCCCAAGTTTTCATCAATGTAATCGATGTGGACGAACCACCTGTTTTCAGCCAATCTGAATACAACTACAGTATGTACGAGGGCCCATTCAAAAATCCATTCATTGGAACTGTTTCAGCAAAGGATCCAGATAAAAACAGTTACAAAATACG CTACTCTATAGAAGACTCGAACTGTCCTGTAGCTGTGGATCCTGTACAAGGACATTTGTCTTTAAAGAAGGAACTGGACAGAGAGGACAAATCCTTATACACATTCCAGGTTACAGCACAGGAGGATGTCCCAAATG GTCTAAAGTCCTCTGCGATGGTTAATCTGAAGATTCTTGACATTAATGACAACTTACCAGAACTAACTAATCGGAGCTCCGTGTATGTTTGTGAGAGTGATGGACCTAACACA GTTATTGGGATTGTTGGTGCCACTGACAAAGATGAAAATTCAGGCAGGTTCCGTTTCACTCTGGCAAAATGGAGCTTGAACTTTTCCCTTATTGATAATGAAA ATAACACTGCGACCATAAAGCTGAAGCAAGGTGGTTTGAGTACAAAGCACTCAGTGGAACATGTGCTGGAAATCGTAATCACTGATGGAGGGAAACCAGAACAGAAGAGAACTGAGCACCTCCAGATTAAAGTGTGCACATGCCAGACGGGTAGACGTGTGGAGTACTGTAAGGCCTACGCCCAGACTGGAATGAGCTTCAGTGCCCTCTTAGCTATTCTTCTCTGCATCGTCACCATCCTGG TCATCGTCATCCTCATTGTGTTGCGGAAGCGCTATCAGAAGGAAGTTTTGGTTGCCAAGTCTGCTGGCGAGATCCACGAGCAGCTGGTGAGATATGATGAGGAAGGCGGTGGAGAAATGGACACAAACGGTTATGACGTCTCCATCCTGTCTTCTGCTTGTCACGACAGCAGCTTTCGGCCTGGCACGGGGCCTTCGCTGTACGCCGTGGTGAAGAAACCCTCTGCTTGTAAAGGTGACATGGCTATGATGATCGAGGTGAAGAAAGATGAGGCTGACCAAGACCGTGATGGGATTCCTTACGATACTTTATACATCTATGGCTTTGAGGGATCTGAATCCCTGGCCGGTTCCCTCAGCTCTTTGGACTCATCTTCCAGTGGGTCCAATCTGGACTACGACTTCTTGCATGAGTGGGGACCTCGTTTCAGGACCCTGGCTCAGCTCTATGGAGTAGACGGCTCGGACTCTGATAGCTCCGATTGA